A genomic window from Ruminiclostridium cellulolyticum H10 includes:
- a CDS encoding response regulator transcription factor, with product MNILLVEDDAPLAMGIEYALKKQDFSVSIAKNIKEAYRIFNEEVQLILLDVTLPDGNGYDFCKQVRQTSTVPIIFMTALDDEPNVVFGLDIGGDDYISKPVRTSELISRINAIMRRQKQTDGLDTGRITSGSVVVEPLKCKVCVNSQEVFLTAVEYKLLLVLLENKGKVMSRNTIIEKLWDIDSNFVDYNTLNVYMKRLREKIETGDEKHIETVRGLGYMWKES from the coding sequence ATGAATATCCTACTTGTGGAAGACGATGCACCCCTAGCTATGGGAATTGAATATGCATTGAAAAAGCAGGATTTTTCGGTATCAATAGCAAAGAATATTAAAGAAGCCTACCGAATATTTAATGAAGAGGTACAATTAATCCTGTTGGATGTTACTCTTCCCGACGGAAACGGATATGATTTTTGTAAGCAGGTACGGCAGACAAGCACTGTGCCAATAATTTTCATGACAGCTTTGGACGATGAACCCAACGTAGTATTCGGACTTGATATCGGCGGAGATGACTATATTTCAAAGCCTGTAAGAACCAGTGAATTGATTTCCAGAATAAACGCTATTATGAGAAGACAGAAGCAGACTGACGGGTTAGATACGGGTAGAATTACCAGCGGCAGTGTAGTGGTCGAGCCCCTGAAATGTAAGGTTTGTGTAAATTCTCAGGAAGTTTTTCTTACTGCTGTTGAATATAAGCTATTGCTTGTCCTTCTTGAAAATAAAGGGAAGGTAATGAGCAGAAACACTATTATTGAGAAGCTCTGGGATATTGACAGTAATTTTGTTGACTACAACACTCTGAATGTTTATATGAAAAGGCTCCGTGAAAAAATTGAAACCGGAGATGAAAAGCACATTGAAACAGTACGAGGGTTGGGGTATATGTGGAAAGAAAGCTAG
- a CDS encoding helix-turn-helix domain-containing protein: MSRIGQEINKLRLKKGMTPKQLARALGVSEKFVLDIESGKKIVSDDMIGRVSKALDFELGPIGLFASDDKLTPGNGNDANVRSVKKVAPIVSNEPVQQVWDDAFGNILKTVPVYDYKMDRIIDKKLLPIEKNRVEGYAKEKVFYLDIEDTDMSGFRIFKGDRAFGILENQIDKDGIYLIEYNGERAVRQVKKLHGNKLLLVYNRGTLITETVGTKEIKVIARLIKLEITL; the protein is encoded by the coding sequence ATGAGCAGAATAGGTCAGGAAATAAATAAGCTGAGGTTAAAAAAAGGGATGACCCCAAAGCAGCTTGCAAGGGCACTGGGTGTTTCCGAAAAATTTGTGTTGGATATAGAATCAGGCAAAAAAATAGTAAGTGATGACATGATTGGCAGAGTTTCAAAAGCACTTGATTTTGAACTTGGGCCTATAGGACTTTTTGCTTCTGATGATAAGCTTACGCCGGGTAACGGAAACGATGCAAACGTCCGTTCCGTTAAAAAGGTGGCACCTATTGTTTCAAATGAGCCTGTGCAGCAGGTTTGGGATGATGCTTTTGGAAACATTTTAAAAACCGTACCTGTTTATGATTATAAAATGGACAGGATTATTGACAAAAAACTGCTTCCTATCGAAAAAAATAGGGTTGAGGGTTATGCAAAAGAAAAGGTATTCTATCTGGATATAGAAGACACTGATATGTCAGGTTTCAGAATTTTCAAAGGGGACAGAGCGTTTGGTATTCTGGAGAACCAAATAGACAAAGACGGAATTTATCTTATTGAATATAACGGTGAAAGAGCAGTAAGACAGGTTAAGAAGCTCCATGGGAACAAGCTCCTTTTGGTGTACAACAGGGGTACGCTTATAACAGAAACTGTGGGTACTAAGGAAATAAAGGTTATTGCAAGACTGATAAAGCTGGAAATAACTCTTTAA
- a CDS encoding sensor histidine kinase codes for MSVLIGIVTLSVILNIVLSLKIIAIKKGMNYITGVLSDISNFRSNRRIHIGLKYKTLKDISSELNILLDKFQSTLDEKQTLEIAHKQLIANISHDIRTPLTSLLGFVEVLQKGDGISNTEQKEYLDIIQTKAQNLYKMIQDFFELSKLESEDTPIRLVKTDLTDLAEEVIAAFYQDFVMNGITPEIQLPQHPVYVWGDRISLQRILNNLISNALKYGKDGRVTGISVREEVEKVWLDVWDRGNGIPGQDLPLVFNRLYTSEISRNSSMRGTGLGLAITKQLVEKQNGEIEVSSNPGEKTVFSFSLIKYRI; via the coding sequence ATGAGTGTATTGATTGGAATTGTAACTTTATCAGTAATTTTAAACATTGTACTTTCATTGAAAATTATTGCAATTAAAAAGGGTATGAACTATATTACCGGGGTTTTATCGGATATCAGTAATTTCAGATCAAACCGAAGAATACATATCGGCTTGAAATATAAAACCCTGAAAGACATAAGCAGCGAGCTTAATATACTTCTCGATAAATTTCAGAGTACACTTGACGAAAAACAAACTCTCGAAATTGCCCACAAACAGCTCATAGCAAATATATCCCATGATATCCGTACACCGCTTACGTCACTTCTTGGCTTTGTGGAGGTACTTCAAAAGGGTGATGGTATCAGCAATACTGAACAAAAGGAATATCTGGATATTATCCAGACAAAAGCACAGAATCTGTATAAAATGATTCAGGACTTTTTTGAGCTGTCAAAGCTTGAATCGGAAGATACGCCTATCAGGCTTGTGAAAACTGATTTGACAGATTTAGCAGAAGAAGTTATTGCAGCCTTTTATCAGGATTTTGTCATGAACGGCATAACGCCGGAAATTCAGCTTCCTCAGCATCCGGTTTATGTTTGGGGAGACAGGATCAGCTTACAAAGAATCCTGAACAATCTTATATCAAACGCTTTAAAGTACGGAAAAGACGGAAGGGTAACAGGTATTTCTGTTAGGGAAGAGGTCGAGAAGGTATGGCTGGATGTATGGGACAGGGGAAATGGTATACCGGGGCAGGATTTACCACTTGTTTTTAATCGGCTGTATACCTCGGAAATTTCAAGAAACAGCAGTATGCGCGGTACCGGATTGGGGCTTGCAATTACGAAACAGCTGGTTGAGAAGCAAAACGGGGAGATCGAAGTATCCAGTAACCCTGGTGAGAAAACGGTTTTTTCCTTCAGCCTGATAAAATATCGCATATAG
- a CDS encoding ABC transporter permease, with product MKNYSTLTSRYLKKHKGRTILTLIGIIIAIAMFTAIGSIYYSGVDSEIKNAKANGDYQVYFYDLGKENVNALYSNAEFKNGGVIKLEGKYKFENDKLTESLRTLDIKSYDAAAFKDIFKVKLLEGRLPRNSSEIVIDKKLSAVLKDKKISNALKGTLADKNSSSGKDYTIVGVYDSNYITNTALSYLDIKTSSDSKDYFFYANMKSEKNIVDNAQKIAKANNVKLETNTLLLYLMGEGPDKTRNDSMDQIFAIIAGFVVICTVVVIYNSFNISVMERIKHFGILRSIGATKAQIRRLVFKEAAIMSAISIPIGIIAGFAGIFITFRLFMNGFLGAFEIGFYPKVIIVAAILGIFTVFISAFFPARTASKVSPIDAIRGTVVVKGDKAKRRGGRWARLLFSFEGQVAYKNIKRNRKRFYVTCISLMISIVMFVFFSNFIDIFVQSNKIANQAIRVEATFADTSDVNLAGNLPKQVKELDGIKEIYEMTNKYITYTLDKKMLSDKFVNSLNYNTKLEEYGQNYFINSVRLLGYDENCLKLFNKENKTNIEYDSFKNNNEVIIVNKARGSQDKTTIFDSFTKYKVGDEIKMPVLNSSYLKNPDTEQLKRLIDNGKTITFKVAGVVDYEAVLQNIPYNSFGMIMSHDSFERLTGTSEISIIALNFDSPEYAEKNYEKLNMLADENKAQYIDINKQKKQFDDLMNQMMILVYGFISLIILISTVNIINTITINLLVKKREYATFKAIGMTKGQFQKLVLLEGALFGLIACIIGLPIAFLLTYFGIINNNPLGDIGYRAAWWPYLYGGLGVIVITLLAALFPLRKLNDMNIVESLRVEE from the coding sequence ATGAAAAATTATTCAACACTTACCTCTCGGTATTTGAAAAAGCATAAAGGCAGGACTATATTGACTCTTATCGGGATTATTATAGCCATAGCCATGTTTACGGCTATAGGAAGTATTTACTATAGTGGAGTGGACAGTGAAATTAAAAATGCCAAGGCAAACGGTGATTATCAAGTTTACTTTTACGATTTGGGAAAAGAAAATGTTAATGCATTATATTCCAATGCAGAGTTTAAAAACGGTGGAGTAATAAAACTGGAAGGCAAATATAAGTTTGAAAACGATAAACTGACAGAATCGTTGAGAACCCTTGATATAAAAAGCTATGATGCTGCTGCCTTTAAAGATATATTCAAAGTCAAATTGTTAGAAGGAAGACTTCCTAGGAACAGCTCCGAAATAGTGATTGACAAAAAATTAAGTGCTGTTTTAAAAGATAAAAAAATAAGCAATGCGCTAAAAGGTACGTTGGCCGATAAGAACTCATCAAGTGGGAAAGATTATACTATTGTAGGGGTATATGACAGCAACTATATTACTAACACTGCATTGAGCTATCTGGATATCAAGACTTCTTCTGACTCGAAGGATTATTTCTTTTATGCAAATATGAAAAGCGAAAAGAATATAGTAGATAATGCACAAAAAATAGCAAAAGCAAATAATGTAAAACTGGAAACAAACACACTCCTTTTATACCTTATGGGTGAAGGGCCTGACAAAACCAGAAACGATAGCATGGACCAGATATTTGCTATAATTGCAGGATTCGTTGTTATCTGTACGGTGGTTGTTATATATAATTCATTCAATATATCTGTAATGGAAAGAATCAAGCATTTCGGCATACTTCGGAGTATCGGAGCAACCAAAGCCCAGATAAGAAGGTTGGTTTTTAAGGAAGCTGCAATAATGAGTGCGATATCCATACCAATAGGTATTATTGCAGGCTTTGCTGGAATATTTATCACCTTTAGACTCTTTATGAATGGCTTCCTTGGAGCTTTTGAGATTGGATTCTATCCGAAGGTAATTATTGTTGCTGCAATTTTAGGAATTTTTACAGTATTTATTTCTGCATTTTTCCCGGCAAGGACAGCGTCAAAGGTTTCCCCCATAGATGCAATAAGGGGTACTGTAGTTGTTAAAGGAGACAAGGCAAAAAGAAGAGGCGGGCGTTGGGCCAGACTGCTTTTCAGTTTTGAAGGGCAGGTTGCATACAAGAACATTAAAAGAAATCGAAAGAGGTTTTATGTTACCTGTATATCACTTATGATATCCATTGTAATGTTCGTATTTTTCTCTAATTTTATAGATATATTTGTCCAGAGCAATAAAATAGCAAATCAGGCAATAAGGGTTGAAGCTACTTTTGCTGACACCAGCGATGTCAATCTGGCAGGAAATCTTCCAAAACAGGTTAAGGAACTGGACGGGATTAAAGAAATATATGAAATGACCAACAAGTACATTACGTATACCCTTGATAAAAAAATGCTTTCAGACAAATTTGTTAATTCGTTAAACTACAACACAAAGCTTGAAGAATATGGACAGAACTATTTTATAAATAGTGTCAGGCTGTTAGGCTATGATGAGAATTGCCTCAAGCTCTTCAACAAAGAAAACAAAACAAATATTGAATATGATAGCTTTAAAAATAATAATGAGGTAATCATTGTAAACAAGGCAAGGGGCAGTCAGGATAAAACTACAATTTTTGACAGCTTTACAAAGTACAAAGTAGGGGATGAAATAAAAATGCCTGTTTTAAACAGCAGCTATTTAAAAAATCCTGATACCGAACAGCTAAAGCGTCTTATTGATAACGGTAAAACAATTACCTTTAAGGTAGCTGGTGTTGTTGATTATGAGGCAGTATTACAAAATATTCCATACAATAGTTTTGGCATGATAATGTCCCATGACAGTTTTGAGAGACTGACAGGTACAAGCGAAATATCAATAATAGCATTAAATTTTGATTCGCCTGAATATGCAGAGAAAAATTATGAGAAGCTCAATATGCTTGCTGACGAAAACAAGGCACAATACATTGACATAAACAAGCAGAAAAAGCAGTTTGACGATCTGATGAATCAGATGATGATTCTTGTTTACGGATTCATCAGCCTTATAATACTTATATCTACTGTAAATATAATTAATACGATAACAATCAATCTTCTTGTCAAAAAGAGAGAGTACGCTACTTTTAAGGCTATTGGTATGACAAAGGGTCAGTTTCAGAAGTTGGTTTTGCTTGAGGGAGCCTTATTTGGATTAATTGCTTGTATAATAGGACTGCCTATCGCCTTCCTTCTTACCTATTTTGGTATTATCAATAACAATCCTCTTGGCGACATAGGTTACCGAGCGGCTTGGTGGCCGTACTTATACGGAGGCCTTGGAGTGATAGTGATTACACTTTTAGCAGCACTGTTCCCATTGCGCAAACTAAATGATATGAACATTGTGGAATCTCTTCGTGTAGAGGAATAA
- a CDS encoding class I SAM-dependent methyltransferase: MSFYEKISKYYDYIFPTGNEQIDFLREIAGNPPKSVLDIACGTGGYSLELDRQGYNVTAVDLDMEMVRQLEIKAKENNQSVRFMQGNMLELQNKITDSFDLVFCIGNSIVHLENLEQIRKFLKTAKQLTGKDGNLVLQIINFDRIILRDIKSLPTIENKRAGLTFERNYRYDQSCNRIYFNTVLSVDGEVYENEIPLYPLREDDLVEAVSEAGFKRVKLFADFKGNEFDKYNSYMLVLWAR, from the coding sequence ATGTCATTTTATGAAAAGATATCTAAATACTATGATTACATTTTTCCTACGGGAAATGAGCAGATTGATTTTCTTAGGGAGATTGCGGGTAATCCGCCAAAATCCGTGCTGGATATAGCTTGCGGGACAGGTGGATATTCCCTTGAACTGGACAGACAGGGCTACAATGTAACAGCTGTAGATTTAGACATGGAAATGGTACGCCAGCTTGAAATCAAAGCAAAAGAAAACAATCAATCAGTAAGATTTATGCAAGGGAATATGCTTGAGCTCCAAAATAAAATAACTGACAGCTTTGATCTTGTTTTTTGCATCGGAAATTCCATTGTACATCTTGAAAATCTTGAACAGATAAGAAAATTTTTAAAGACTGCAAAACAGCTTACTGGTAAAGATGGAAACCTTGTTCTACAGATAATAAACTTTGATAGGATAATACTGAGGGATATAAAGAGCCTGCCAACCATTGAGAACAAAAGAGCTGGACTTACATTTGAGAGAAACTACAGATACGATCAGAGCTGCAACAGAATATATTTTAATACTGTTCTGAGTGTGGACGGAGAGGTTTATGAAAATGAAATACCTCTATATCCCCTTAGAGAGGATGATCTGGTAGAAGCGGTTTCAGAGGCAGGGTTTAAAAGAGTAAAGCTTTTTGCAGATTTCAAAGGAAATGAGTTTGACAAGTATAACTCGTATATGTTGGTACTTTGGGCAAGGTAG
- a CDS encoding carbohydrate kinase family protein, translating to MGKNDIYLYGMTLVSKMNLLEGEYPEADTYSEIKESYVLPGGETGSCAIVLSALGLTVKIDGNFQGRKTQGILEEYLVGRFGIDMSGVYFDSTFDGVRDMVLIGTNSRTCFGAFCSYFSNETKRWNKPDIKDIENCSVVGLDPFFMEQSEAVADYCQGLGKKYVTIDCKYDTVIHKYSEVNVISNEFIRNNYPERDVNELFRDYTKNTEGLVIFTFGSKEIMFGRRNQPIQRMKPYRVKVQSTLGAGDSFKAGAIYAVLKNMSDEQIVQFAAATAATVCSRFPLALYPPDIETINQLINK from the coding sequence ATGGGAAAAAATGATATTTACCTTTACGGCATGACTTTGGTTTCAAAAATGAATTTGCTGGAAGGAGAGTACCCGGAAGCTGATACTTATTCCGAAATAAAGGAAAGCTATGTACTGCCGGGAGGAGAAACTGGAAGCTGTGCAATAGTATTATCCGCACTAGGCCTAACAGTTAAGATTGACGGAAACTTTCAAGGTCGTAAAACCCAAGGAATTCTGGAAGAATACCTTGTTGGCAGATTCGGAATTGATATGTCAGGTGTTTACTTTGACAGCACTTTTGACGGGGTTCGGGATATGGTTTTAATAGGAACAAATAGCAGAACATGCTTTGGTGCATTTTGTTCATATTTCAGTAATGAAACAAAAAGATGGAACAAGCCTGACATCAAGGACATAGAAAATTGCAGTGTAGTGGGACTCGACCCCTTCTTTATGGAACAGTCTGAAGCAGTCGCAGACTACTGCCAAGGATTAGGGAAGAAATATGTTACCATTGATTGTAAGTATGATACGGTAATTCATAAATATTCAGAAGTCAATGTTATTTCTAATGAATTTATAAGGAATAACTATCCAGAAAGAGATGTTAATGAATTGTTCAGAGATTATACAAAAAATACGGAAGGTTTGGTAATATTTACATTTGGTTCCAAGGAAATAATGTTTGGACGAAGAAATCAACCCATACAAAGAATGAAACCTTACAGGGTAAAGGTACAGAGTACTCTGGGTGCTGGTGATTCTTTCAAGGCTGGGGCAATATATGCAGTACTAAAAAATATGAGTGATGAACAGATAGTGCAATTTGCTGCAGCTACGGCAGCAACTGTGTGCAGCAGATTTCCCCTTGCATTATATCCCCCGGATATTGAAACAATAAATCAATTAATTAATAAATAA
- a CDS encoding metal ABC transporter substrate-binding protein, which yields MKLNTLLRTLLITLAFSFILAGCSAGTENTTENNETTIVTSFYPMYIFTQNIVKDIPGIKLENMTEPQQGCLHDYQMVPADLKTLEKADIFVINGAGMEAFLDKVIKQRPSLKIVEASKNIELIKDPNGEKNAHVWVGVSGAIQEVKNIAEGLAESDAKNADAYRKNASEYVKQLGALKEKMNKELKEFKKKDVITFHEAFPYFAKEFGLNIVSVVEREPGTEPSAGELAGLINKIKSTNVKILFAEPQYSAKAAESIAKQTDAKVYMLDPVVTGEKNAPADRYIKTMEENLKVLVKAFKENQ from the coding sequence TTGAAACTAAATACACTCTTAAGGACGTTATTAATAACCTTAGCGTTCTCATTTATATTAGCCGGCTGTTCTGCAGGAACGGAAAATACTACAGAAAATAATGAAACTACAATAGTTACTTCATTTTATCCCATGTATATTTTTACCCAAAACATTGTAAAGGATATACCCGGTATAAAGCTTGAAAATATGACAGAACCCCAGCAAGGCTGTCTTCACGATTACCAGATGGTTCCCGCCGATTTAAAAACCCTTGAGAAAGCGGACATATTTGTAATTAATGGGGCAGGGATGGAAGCTTTTCTGGACAAGGTAATCAAGCAGAGGCCTTCTCTTAAAATAGTAGAAGCATCCAAAAATATTGAGCTTATAAAAGACCCAAATGGAGAGAAAAATGCACATGTCTGGGTTGGTGTTTCCGGTGCAATACAAGAGGTCAAAAATATCGCTGAGGGACTTGCTGAGTCAGACGCAAAAAATGCCGATGCCTACAGGAAAAATGCCTCTGAATATGTAAAGCAGCTGGGGGCTCTAAAAGAGAAAATGAATAAGGAACTGAAAGAATTCAAGAAGAAGGATGTTATTACCTTCCATGAGGCTTTTCCGTATTTTGCAAAGGAATTTGGACTAAATATAGTGTCAGTGGTAGAGCGTGAGCCTGGAACGGAACCAAGTGCGGGAGAGCTTGCTGGACTAATAAACAAGATAAAAAGTACCAATGTAAAAATACTGTTTGCAGAACCTCAGTATTCTGCAAAAGCCGCTGAATCTATAGCAAAACAAACCGATGCAAAGGTTTATATGCTTGATCCTGTTGTAACGGGTGAAAAAAATGCACCTGCTGACCGCTACATTAAAACAATGGAAGAGAACCTGAAAGTTTTGGTAAAAGCTTTTAAGGAGAATCAATAG
- a CDS encoding ABC transporter ATP-binding protein has product MKEVLRIENLTKKYGKGQNEVTAVDNINFSVEKGEFVAIIGPSGSGKSTLLHLIGGVDKPTSGKVYIDGKDIYGLREKDLSILRRRKVGFVFQAYNLIPVLTAEENILMPLLLDGRKEDRQYIDELLKILDLKDRRKHLPSELSGGQQQRVSIGRALANKPSIILADEPTGNLDTKNSREVLELLKFSAKKYNQTLILISHDMNIASMADRVISIVDGKISSDEVVRQ; this is encoded by the coding sequence ATGAAAGAAGTTTTAAGAATTGAAAATTTGACAAAAAAGTATGGAAAAGGCCAGAATGAGGTAACCGCAGTAGATAATATAAATTTTTCGGTGGAAAAGGGCGAGTTTGTTGCAATTATAGGGCCAAGCGGCTCAGGCAAAAGCACATTGCTACATTTAATCGGAGGAGTTGACAAGCCTACATCCGGCAAAGTATACATTGACGGCAAGGACATTTATGGGCTCAGGGAAAAGGATTTATCCATATTAAGAAGAAGAAAAGTAGGATTTGTATTCCAGGCATATAACCTTATCCCCGTATTGACAGCAGAAGAGAATATTCTCATGCCTCTGCTTTTGGACGGCAGGAAGGAAGATAGGCAATACATTGACGAACTCCTTAAAATACTTGATTTAAAAGACAGAAGAAAACATCTGCCATCCGAGCTTTCTGGAGGACAGCAGCAGCGTGTTTCCATAGGTAGAGCTCTTGCAAACAAACCATCAATAATCCTTGCTGATGAGCCTACAGGAAACCTGGATACAAAAAACTCCAGAGAAGTTCTTGAATTGTTGAAATTCTCAGCGAAAAAATATAACCAGACTCTTATACTCATATCACATGACATGAATATAGCAAGTATGGCAGACAGAGTCATAAGTATAGTGGATGGTAAAATTTCTTCCGATGAGGTGGTGAGACAATGA
- the trmB gene encoding tRNA (guanosine(46)-N7)-methyltransferase TrmB: MRLRRKPWARPELAACDFYVDDPPSYKGRWREFFDNSNPIHLELGCGKGGFISELAADNQNINYIAVDIKSEVLALAKRKIEKEYKERGIQEIKNIRLMSHNIELIDNMLDTVDFIEKIYINFCNPWPKTPYKKKRLTHGKQLIKYKQFLASGAEIWFKTDDDGLFEDSVKYFEENGFIIKYKTWNLHESGFGENVPTEHEIMFSEEGIPIKFLIAEYKQKIHQAVCIGINIKEEN; encoded by the coding sequence GTGAGGCTTAGAAGAAAACCATGGGCAAGACCGGAACTGGCGGCGTGTGATTTTTATGTAGATGATCCGCCCAGTTATAAGGGCAGATGGCGAGAGTTTTTTGATAATAGTAATCCTATACATCTGGAACTGGGATGCGGAAAGGGAGGATTTATATCAGAGCTTGCTGCTGATAATCAAAATATCAATTATATAGCTGTTGATATAAAGAGTGAAGTTCTTGCACTTGCAAAACGGAAGATTGAGAAGGAATATAAAGAAAGAGGCATACAAGAAATAAAAAATATAAGGCTTATGTCACATAATATTGAATTAATTGACAATATGCTGGACACTGTAGATTTTATTGAAAAGATATATATTAACTTCTGCAACCCGTGGCCTAAGACTCCGTACAAGAAAAAAAGACTGACACATGGAAAACAGCTTATAAAGTACAAGCAATTTTTGGCGTCAGGTGCGGAAATATGGTTTAAGACCGATGATGACGGTCTTTTTGAAGATTCGGTAAAATATTTTGAAGAAAATGGGTTTATAATAAAATATAAAACATGGAATTTACATGAAAGCGGCTTCGGGGAGAATGTTCCCACAGAACATGAGATAATGTTTTCAGAAGAGGGAATTCCCATAAAGTTCCTGATTGCTGAATACAAACAGAAAATCCACCAAGCTGTTTGCATTGGTATAAATATAAAAGAGGAAAATTAA
- a CDS encoding response regulator transcription factor → MVEQIKILIVEDDREINRLIADNLVKEGYCAISTHDGAAAVEKLRADEFQLVILDIMLPKVGGYEVLQKIREKGNTPVLILSAKCEETDKIIGLGLGADDYLAKPFGIGELTARVKAQLRRYLNFSWETDKRTQIIRHMNIEMNVDTYEVKVGDNSVTLTAKEFEILKLFLQNPRKVFTKNQLFKSIWGENYINDENTVMVHIRRLREKIEKDPSNPSYIQTIWGIGYKLVEE, encoded by the coding sequence ATGGTAGAGCAAATAAAAATATTAATTGTTGAGGATGATAGGGAAATCAACAGGCTTATAGCTGACAATCTGGTCAAGGAAGGATATTGTGCAATAAGCACACACGATGGTGCAGCTGCTGTAGAAAAGCTTAGGGCTGATGAATTCCAGCTGGTTATTCTGGATATAATGCTTCCCAAGGTAGGGGGCTACGAAGTGTTACAAAAAATAAGGGAGAAAGGAAATACTCCCGTGCTCATATTATCTGCGAAATGTGAGGAAACAGATAAAATAATTGGTTTGGGGCTTGGTGCTGATGATTATTTAGCCAAGCCCTTTGGCATTGGTGAATTAACAGCAAGGGTAAAAGCACAGCTGAGAAGATATTTAAACTTTTCATGGGAAACCGACAAACGAACACAGATAATCAGGCATATGAACATTGAAATGAATGTAGATACATATGAAGTGAAAGTAGGTGACAACTCCGTTACATTGACAGCCAAGGAGTTTGAAATACTGAAACTCTTCTTACAGAATCCCCGAAAGGTATTTACCAAAAACCAGCTGTTTAAATCCATATGGGGTGAAAACTATATAAACGACGAGAACACTGTCATGGTTCATATAAGAAGGTTGCGTGAAAAAATTGAAAAAGACCCTTCAAATCCAAGTTATATACAGACTATCTGGGGAATAGGCTACAAGCTTGTAGAGGAGTAA
- a CDS encoding sensor histidine kinase codes for MKLLKNKEIQLTIGIITVLIIALGAVSYYTVRNFVNYVNKTQIQQNTVAIGAIVKQYPHLESDIVKNYTKGFKEDYEYGKSILKKYSYDENLGVEKNYILENSFKKAYTRIKITIVGFWVVLVLFCVLSFNRIFSKIRKISVSAEAIVEGNYDSIKGDTQEGDIGYLIYQINCMSERLSENVHALENEKIFLKRIMADISHQLKTPLASLIMFNDIMKNDSSLSEEERAGFVLESKNQLDRMEWLIKNILKMAKLEAGVVEFSMEEADISETVQRSLSPLKTIAAEKNVDIRLNGSSGVIVNHDINWTTEAFSNIIKNCIEHSSKGGDINISWDENNVFVQIIIEDEGQGIPKDELSRIFDRFYKGSYSCNPTNIGIGLYITKTIVEGQNGSIYVSSTHGKGTRFTVRLMKNPL; via the coding sequence TTGAAGCTTCTGAAAAATAAAGAAATTCAACTTACCATAGGAATAATAACAGTTTTAATTATAGCTTTGGGTGCTGTTTCTTATTACACGGTGAGGAACTTTGTAAATTATGTTAATAAAACACAAATACAGCAAAATACAGTAGCAATAGGTGCTATTGTAAAACAATATCCGCATTTGGAAAGTGATATCGTTAAAAACTACACAAAGGGCTTCAAGGAAGACTATGAGTATGGAAAATCAATTTTAAAGAAATATTCCTATGACGAAAACCTTGGCGTAGAAAAAAATTATATACTTGAAAACAGCTTTAAAAAGGCATATACCAGAATAAAAATAACTATTGTAGGGTTTTGGGTGGTACTGGTTTTGTTCTGTGTCCTTAGCTTCAATAGAATATTCTCCAAAATAAGAAAAATCAGTGTCAGTGCGGAAGCCATCGTAGAAGGAAATTACGATTCAATAAAAGGGGATACCCAAGAAGGGGATATAGGATATCTGATATACCAGATAAACTGTATGAGTGAACGTTTAAGTGAAAATGTTCATGCTTTGGAAAATGAAAAGATATTTTTGAAACGAATCATGGCGGATATATCCCATCAGCTAAAAACACCCCTTGCTTCTCTTATAATGTTTAACGATATAATGAAAAATGACAGTTCCCTTTCCGAAGAGGAAAGGGCAGGTTTTGTTTTGGAGAGCAAAAATCAGCTAGACAGGATGGAATGGCTCATAAAAAACATACTTAAAATGGCAAAGCTTGAGGCAGGAGTTGTTGAATTTTCAATGGAGGAAGCAGATATTTCAGAAACGGTTCAAAGAAGTCTTTCCCCGCTTAAAACAATTGCTGCGGAAAAAAATGTTGATATCAGGCTCAACGGTTCTTCAGGAGTAATAGTTAACCATGATATTAACTGGACTACAGAAGCATTTTCAAACATTATTAAAAACTGTATAGAACATAGCAGCAAAGGTGGAGATATTAACATATCCTGGGATGAAAATAATGTATTTGTACAGATAATAATTGAGGACGAGGGTCAGGGGATTCCTAAGGATGAGCTTTCAAGAATCTTTGACAGATTCTATAAAGGGTCTTACAGCTGTAATCCAACAAATATCGGAATAGGACTATATATTACCAAGACTATTGTGGAAGGTCAGAACGGGTCAATATATGTAAGCAGTACCCATGGAAAAGGTACCAGGTTTACAGTGAGACTCATGAAGAACCCCCTTTAA